Within the Streptomyces sp. YIM 121038 genome, the region CTCATGGCCGTGCGTCACGCGAAGGCCACCATCCGTCGCACCGATGCTCATGACTACCGACTGAGTGAGATACGTGGCAAAGAGCTGCGCGACTTGACTGTCGGAGTGGTCGGCACAGGGCGTATCGGCACAGCGGTCATCGACCGGCTGCGCGGCTTCGGCTGCCACGTGTTGGCCTACGACAATCGCCCCAAGGCCTCCGCCGATTACGTGCCGATCGACGAGCTGCTTCGGCACAGCGACATCGTCACGCTCCACACCCCGCTCACCGCGGATACCCGCCATCTCATCGATCGCCGACGTATCGGGAAGATGAAACTCGGCGCGTTCATCGTCAACACGGGACGCGGGCCACTCATCGATACCGAAGCTCTTCTTTGGGCATTGGAGGGCGGCAGGCTCGGCGGCGCGGCGTTGGACGTCCTCGACGGTGAGGAAGGAATCTTCTACACCGACTGCCGGAACAAGTCCATCGGGAATCGCTCGCTGTTGCGCCTGCAGGAGCTGCCGAACGTGCTGATCAGCCCGCACACGGCGTATTACACCGACCACGCACTGAGCGACACCATCAGGAACAGTCTCATCAACTGCCTCGACTTTGAAAGCAGGAAAGCATGAACAAGCTGAGGATCGGAATCATCTTCGGGGGCTCTTCCGAAGAACACCCCGTCTCCGTCAAGTCCGCCCAAGAGGTCGCAAAGAACCTCGACGCCGACAAATACGAACCGTACTGGATCGGCATAACGGAGACCGGTGCCTGGCAGCTCTGTGACTCCCCTGGCGCAGACTGGGAGAACGCAGACGCTCGTCCGGTCATGCTGTCCCCCGACCCGAGCGTCCACGGATTGCTCGTCCTGGAACAGGAACGTTTCGAAGTGATCCGCCTGGACCTCGTGCTGCCCGTTCTGCACGGCACACTCGGCGAAGACGGTGCGATCCAGGGCCTGTTGGAACTCTCTGGCGTTCCCTATGTCGGCTGCGATATCCAGAGCTCTGCCATCTGCATGGACAAATCCCTGACCTACACCGTCGCCAAGAGCGCAGGCATCGCCACGCCGAACTTCTGGGTGGTCACGGAGAACGAGAAGGTCGACGCCGACCAGCTTCCTTACCCCGTCTTCGTGAAGCCGGCCCGTTCGGGCTCGTCTTTCGGCGTCAGCAAGGTTGCCGGCGCGGAGGACCTGCCAGGCGCGCTGGACGCCGCACGACAGTACGACTCGAAGGTCCTGATCGAAGAGGCTGTGACCGGCAGCGAGATCGGCTGCGCGATCCTGGGGGACCCCTCCGCCCTGATCGCGGGCGAGGTGGACCGTGTAGCTCTCTCGCACGGATTCTTCAGGATCCACCAGGAGGCCTCACCCGAGACCGGTTCGGACAACTCGACGTTCATCGTTCCCGCCGACATCTCCGAAGAAGCGCGTCAACTCGTCCAAGAGAGCGCCAAGAACATCTACCGCACACTCGGCTGCCAAGGGCTTGCCCGCGTGGACATGTTCCTCCAGGACGACGGCCAGGTGGTACTCAACGAAGTCAACACCTTTCCCGGCATGACCTCCTACAGCCGCTACCCCCGGATGATGGCTGCCGCGGGGATGCCGCTCTCCGACGTCCTCGATCGACTCGTGTCACTGACACTGGACCGGAAAAGGCGATGAACGGTGACTTCGTGTACCTGGACGAGCTGGTGCCCGGCATCCGCTGGGACGCCAAGTACGCCACCCGGGACAACTTCACCGGGCAGCCGGTAGACGGATACCTGGTGAATCGGATAGTCGGCACCAAAGCCTTGTGCGCAGCCCTGGGGCGAGCGCAGGAAAAAGCCGCGTCCCGTGGCTTCGGCTTGCTTGTCTGGGACGGATACCGTCCGCAACGCGCCGTCGACTGCTTCCGGCGCTGGTCAGAACAGCCGGAGGACGGTCGGACAAAGCAGCGCCACTACCCCAACATTGAGAGGTCCGAGCTTTTCGACAAGGGATATGTGGCCGCCAAGTCGGGCCACAGCCGCGGCAGTTCCGTCGACTTGACGCTCTACAACCTTGCCACCGGAGAACATGCCTGCATGGGCGGTGGACACGACCTCATGGACTCGATCTCGCATCATGGAGCAGAGGACATAGAGCCCATCGAAGCGGAAAACCGCGAGTACCTCTGCTCCATCATGGAGGACTGCGGATTTGCTCGCTACGACAGCGAGTGGTGGCACTACACGCTGGAAAGCGAGCCGTATGCAGATGTCTATTTCGACTTTCCCATCACATGACAGAAGCCTCCCTTACGTATCTCAGTGGGGAAGCCTGGACCGGAACGACGAGGTCGTCATCCAGCGTGCCGCGCCATCGGGTGTCGACGTCTTTTTGAGGCGCACCGATCCGTCGCAACTGCACGACTGGGCCTCCGACGGATACCACTCGCGCGAGGAGTACCTGTTCTGGTCCCGCAAAATCTGTGGCTTGGCCTGCCTGCAGTCCTTGCTCCATGGCTGGACGGATGTCCGACTGCCGATGCGCGAACTCCTCGCGCAGGCCCTCGACCGGGGTTGCTACGTGGTGGAACCCCAGGGCAAGGTCCAAGGGCTGATATACCGACCATTTATGACCTGGGTCAGCTCACAATTCGGCTTCACATGCCAACTGGTCGAGCGGACACCGCTTCAAGCGTCCGCCCGAACGGTGCACCCCGGGCAGGTCCTGATCGCTTCGGTGTCTCCTGAGATTCGCGACCCGAGAACCCACGAACCGCGCCGGGGAGGGCACCTCGTGCTGATTCATGCGGTCCGCGGCGGGATCGTACGGTTCCATA harbors:
- the vanH gene encoding D-lactate dehydrogenase VanH; its protein translation is MATSRTVSTTGITVYGCDQDEALLFREIAPRFGVVPTITKAAVSEANIDLAVGNRCISIGHKTRVTRATLSALSRAGVEYLSTRSVGYNHIDVRHAESVGISVGNVAYSPDSVADYTLMLMLMAVRHAKATIRRTDAHDYRLSEIRGKELRDLTVGVVGTGRIGTAVIDRLRGFGCHVLAYDNRPKASADYVPIDELLRHSDIVTLHTPLTADTRHLIDRRRIGKMKLGAFIVNTGRGPLIDTEALLWALEGGRLGGAALDVLDGEEGIFYTDCRNKSIGNRSLLRLQELPNVLISPHTAYYTDHALSDTIRNSLINCLDFESRKA
- the vanA gene encoding D-alanine--(R)-lactate ligase — protein: MNKLRIGIIFGGSSEEHPVSVKSAQEVAKNLDADKYEPYWIGITETGAWQLCDSPGADWENADARPVMLSPDPSVHGLLVLEQERFEVIRLDLVLPVLHGTLGEDGAIQGLLELSGVPYVGCDIQSSAICMDKSLTYTVAKSAGIATPNFWVVTENEKVDADQLPYPVFVKPARSGSSFGVSKVAGAEDLPGALDAARQYDSKVLIEEAVTGSEIGCAILGDPSALIAGEVDRVALSHGFFRIHQEASPETGSDNSTFIVPADISEEARQLVQESAKNIYRTLGCQGLARVDMFLQDDGQVVLNEVNTFPGMTSYSRYPRMMAAAGMPLSDVLDRLVSLTLDRKRR
- the vanX gene encoding D-Ala-D-Ala dipeptidase VanX, which encodes MNGDFVYLDELVPGIRWDAKYATRDNFTGQPVDGYLVNRIVGTKALCAALGRAQEKAASRGFGLLVWDGYRPQRAVDCFRRWSEQPEDGRTKQRHYPNIERSELFDKGYVAAKSGHSRGSSVDLTLYNLATGEHACMGGGHDLMDSISHHGAEDIEPIEAENREYLCSIMEDCGFARYDSEWWHYTLESEPYADVYFDFPIT